The following coding sequences lie in one Jonesia denitrificans DSM 20603 genomic window:
- a CDS encoding ABC transporter permease codes for MIRNVGHARDDMISHPIRNMLAIFSVFIGVLSVVAIITVAGVTKEVFLAASEQRYGRLTTMHTQLDGPLPVVEQIVRSVKAARIAAPGAAVVITATTSESTGFSPTTNGPHYAPFIFVDTTFVAGDLTQVKRLPILHGRWISQEHTIPVEIVINEAAQGLLGVVGGTPVLSFGSGSPPVATLTVGVVADGESTPKIYVSLPAVLTIREQISPSLSASLVVHHPTATRTMFEELTTRTVGLLGMTHDPQGLNRLDQVDDLLLQLKSQQQGFLIAAVVALFVSGLGILNIGLSSVRERSHEFVVRRALGARRSDLTWQVLLHSLGIGVIASALAVTTVIVGVHLWVPNLIAQNSAIIPPGVPWEAVLWGLVAASATTLLGALAPAVVASRLNMADALRA; via the coding sequence ATGATCCGTAATGTTGGTCATGCCCGCGATGACATGATCTCCCATCCAATACGCAATATGCTGGCTATTTTTTCTGTTTTCATCGGTGTTTTATCAGTCGTCGCAATTATTACGGTCGCGGGGGTGACAAAAGAGGTTTTCCTTGCCGCATCTGAGCAACGTTACGGGCGCTTGACCACCATGCACACCCAACTCGATGGTCCGCTACCAGTCGTTGAACAGATAGTTCGTTCTGTCAAAGCTGCGCGGATAGCGGCGCCTGGGGCAGCTGTGGTCATCACAGCTACAACCTCGGAGTCGACCGGTTTTTCACCAACAACAAATGGGCCGCATTACGCGCCGTTTATTTTTGTCGACACGACTTTTGTTGCCGGTGACCTCACCCAGGTGAAGCGGCTGCCGATCCTCCACGGGCGATGGATTTCTCAAGAACACACGATCCCGGTTGAAATCGTCATCAATGAGGCTGCTCAAGGACTTTTAGGTGTCGTGGGAGGCACCCCCGTCCTGTCATTTGGGTCAGGATCACCGCCAGTCGCCACGCTCACGGTTGGTGTCGTTGCTGACGGTGAAAGCACACCGAAGATTTACGTTTCGCTTCCTGCCGTGTTGACGATTCGGGAACAGATTTCCCCAAGTTTGAGCGCATCTCTTGTTGTTCACCACCCGACTGCGACTCGCACAATGTTTGAAGAACTCACAACGCGCACAGTAGGTCTCCTGGGAATGACGCATGACCCTCAAGGGCTTAACCGACTCGATCAGGTTGATGACCTTCTCCTGCAATTGAAAAGCCAGCAACAAGGGTTCCTTATCGCAGCTGTTGTTGCGCTTTTCGTGTCAGGTCTTGGCATTCTCAACATTGGTTTATCTTCTGTGCGGGAGAGGTCCCACGAGTTTGTCGTGCGGCGGGCGCTCGGTGCCCGCCGCAGTGACCTCACGTGGCAAGTTCTCCTGCATTCGCTGGGTATCGGGGTCATCGCATCGGCGCTTGCGGTAACAACTGTCATCGTTGGCGTTCACCTGTGGGTGCCGAACCTTATTGCTCAGAACTCTGCGATCATTCCGCCAGGTGTGCCGTGGGAGGCTGTGCTGTGGGGGCTGGTTGCCGCAAGTGCAACGACCCTCCTCGGAGCTCTCGCACCTGCCGTTGTCGCTTCTCGCCTCAATATGGCAGATGCGCTTCGGGCGTAG
- a CDS encoding ABC transporter ATP-binding protein, protein MLGPLDATFGPGVTGVLGPNGAGKSTLLRIIATATRPSVGRLQFDGQELRGVRSIRQARTTIGYLPQDVAFYPDFTVEDAIHYAGWQRGVSRHQRRTQVPEIVAEVGLADQTTVPVKKLSGGMRQRVGLASALIGDPRILLLDEPTVGLDPAQRLDFRAAIRRRPHATTIVSTHLVEEVRALCDRVLVVNKGAVLFDGTPQELAQLGDQIPVDAQDMGDSPMERGYMAALHPGVLRG, encoded by the coding sequence GTGCTAGGGCCCCTGGATGCAACATTTGGTCCAGGGGTTACTGGTGTGTTGGGGCCAAACGGGGCAGGGAAGAGTACCCTGCTGCGGATTATTGCCACTGCGACGCGGCCTAGTGTCGGTAGATTGCAGTTCGACGGGCAAGAGCTCAGGGGTGTCAGATCGATACGACAGGCTCGCACCACCATTGGGTACCTGCCCCAAGACGTGGCGTTCTATCCGGACTTTACGGTTGAGGATGCTATTCACTACGCAGGTTGGCAGCGAGGGGTCTCACGCCATCAGCGCCGAACACAGGTGCCTGAGATCGTCGCTGAGGTTGGGCTTGCCGACCAAACCACAGTTCCTGTCAAAAAGCTATCTGGAGGTATGCGGCAACGTGTAGGGCTCGCATCCGCCCTCATTGGTGACCCCCGCATTCTTCTTCTTGATGAACCCACAGTGGGGCTGGATCCCGCTCAGCGGCTCGACTTTCGGGCCGCTATCCGCAGGAGGCCACACGCAACGACAATCGTGTCGACACACCTTGTTGAAGAGGTTCGTGCACTGTGCGACCGAGTGCTTGTCGTCAACAAAGGGGCGGTACTTTTTGACGGAACCCCTCAGGAACTTGCACAGCTAGGCGACCAAATCCCCGTCGACGCGCAGGATATGGGGGACAGCCCCATGGAACGTGGATACATGGCAGCTCTACACCCAGGGGTGCTGCGTGGGTAA
- a CDS encoding amidohydrolase: protein MSDIAIIHGKVVPITGPDIDNGTVLISDGKIVAVGTDITIPDNTTIIDARGQWVLPGLVEAHGHIGIQEEANGPAGNDTNEMTRPTTPGVRAIDAVNIEDEGFRDALAGGVTAAVIKPGSGNVIGGLSVALKTWGGRTIDEQVIAPEVSVKSALGENPKRVYGGKDKMPSTRLGVAFVLREAFVKAQNYRAKRDAAAMKDEPFDRDLDLEVLVRVLEGELVWDQHTHRHDDIVTAIRLAEEFGYRLVVNHGTEGGKIADVLAEKDIPVIFGPIITSRSKVELRDRSVRQFADMAAAGVRLAITTDHPVVPINLLITQGSMAVREGAPRQTVLEAMTINPARFLGLDDRIGSLEPGKDADVVVWSGDPLDVHQRVEHVVIDGDLVYTWNEDTHSAIIAERSERF from the coding sequence ATGTCTGACATCGCCATCATCCACGGAAAAGTTGTTCCTATCACCGGTCCCGACATCGACAATGGGACCGTTCTCATCTCCGACGGAAAAATCGTTGCCGTCGGAACTGACATCACCATCCCCGACAACACCACCATCATCGACGCCCGCGGGCAATGGGTACTGCCCGGCCTGGTCGAAGCCCACGGACACATCGGGATCCAAGAAGAAGCCAACGGTCCCGCTGGGAATGACACTAATGAGATGACTCGCCCGACGACTCCTGGTGTGCGGGCGATTGATGCGGTGAACATTGAAGATGAGGGTTTCCGCGACGCACTCGCTGGTGGTGTGACCGCTGCTGTCATTAAGCCGGGATCGGGCAATGTCATTGGCGGGTTGTCGGTGGCGTTGAAAACGTGGGGTGGGCGCACCATTGATGAGCAGGTCATTGCGCCTGAGGTGTCAGTGAAGTCTGCTCTGGGGGAGAACCCGAAGCGGGTGTATGGCGGTAAGGACAAGATGCCATCGACCCGGTTGGGTGTTGCGTTTGTGCTGCGTGAGGCGTTTGTGAAGGCGCAGAATTACCGGGCGAAGCGTGATGCGGCTGCGATGAAGGACGAACCTTTTGACCGTGACCTGGACCTTGAGGTGTTGGTGCGCGTGTTGGAGGGTGAGTTGGTGTGGGATCAGCACACGCACCGTCATGACGACATTGTTACCGCGATTCGTCTTGCTGAGGAGTTTGGGTACCGGTTGGTGGTGAATCACGGTACTGAGGGTGGCAAGATCGCTGATGTTTTGGCAGAGAAGGACATTCCGGTGATTTTTGGGCCGATTATTACCTCACGGTCCAAGGTGGAGTTGCGTGATCGTAGTGTTCGCCAGTTTGCGGATATGGCTGCTGCTGGTGTGCGGCTTGCTATCACCACTGATCACCCGGTGGTGCCGATTAATTTGTTGATTACTCAGGGGTCGATGGCTGTGCGTGAGGGGGCGCCGCGTCAAACAGTGTTGGAGGCGATGACGATTAATCCGGCTCGTTTCTTGGGGTTGGATGACCGCATTGGTTCGTTGGAGCCTGGCAAGGACGCCGATGTTGTGGTGTGGTCAGGTGACCCGCTGGATGTTCATCAGCGGGTTGAACACGTCGTGATTGACGGCGATCTGGTGTATACGTGGAATGAGGACACGCATAGCGCAATCATTGCGGAGCGTTCTGAACGGTTCTAA
- a CDS encoding ABC transporter ATP-binding protein, whose translation MTSNVVLQASGLRRTLHLPGGSQLPILRGVDLTVYAGQSLAIVGRSGSGKTTLLSQLGLLSPPDDGVLTILDKKTNELSDSARAALRNASLGYIFQSYSLVPHFTARRNVELPMRYATRVSRLDRKERVSHVLELVGLAERAQSKPRHLSGGEQQRVAIARALVHNPALILADEPTGALDTTTADTVLDILQRATQAQGAALIVVTHDPAIANRMDRRAVMHDGKLTEECG comes from the coding sequence ATGACAAGTAATGTTGTGTTGCAGGCGTCAGGGTTACGCCGAACACTTCACTTGCCGGGAGGTTCGCAACTCCCCATTCTTCGTGGGGTGGATCTAACCGTCTACGCTGGTCAGTCGCTTGCTATTGTGGGTCGATCAGGGTCAGGGAAAACGACCCTTCTCTCCCAACTGGGTTTGCTGTCACCGCCTGATGACGGGGTGCTGACCATTCTCGATAAGAAGACCAATGAATTAAGTGATTCGGCGCGTGCGGCATTACGCAATGCCTCCCTTGGTTACATTTTCCAGTCGTATTCACTTGTCCCGCATTTCACAGCGCGTCGAAATGTTGAACTCCCGATGCGATACGCGACCCGGGTTTCGCGGTTGGACAGGAAGGAACGTGTCTCTCACGTTCTTGAGCTGGTTGGACTCGCTGAGCGCGCACAGTCAAAACCGCGGCATCTATCTGGGGGAGAGCAGCAGCGTGTTGCTATAGCGCGGGCCCTCGTGCACAATCCTGCGCTGATCCTTGCTGACGAACCCACTGGGGCGCTTGACACGACAACAGCTGATACTGTGCTCGACATTCTCCAACGGGCAACTCAAGCGCAAGGCGCCGCACTGATTGTTGTTACCCATGACCCTGCCATCGCGAACCGTATGGACAGGCGGGCCGTCATGCATGACGGCAAGCTCACTGAGGAGTGTGGATGA